TGCGCCGCTCCGGCAGCTTCAACACGGCCTCGACCGCGGCGCGCAGCGCGGCACCGGCGGGCCGGGCTCTTGCCGGTTTCGCGTATTGAGCCGCGAATTGCTTGGCCGTTTCGCTGGTGAACGAATAGACCGTGCGACTCTCCAGCGCCGCGACCTGCCCCTTCTCGGTGCATTGCAACACGGCCTCGTCTTCGATCGTGAGCTTGGGCTCTTTCGCCGGCGAAGGGCCGAGGCCGGTCGCGCGGTTGAAGCACGAGTACATCGCCTCGCGCGCGTCTTGCGCGTAGCCATGCGGGCCCGGGCCGATGTGCAGGGAGACGTTCTCCTCCGCGCCGAACAACTTATACACGGCCTTCAAGCGCTCGAAGGTTTCGAGCGTGCCGCGCACATCGAAGAAGTCTTTCTCTTGCGCAAGAATCGCGATCGGCTTCGGCGCCATGACGGCGAGAAAGTCGACGTAGTCGAGCCCGTCGGCGAGGATACCGGGAGGGCATTGCTCGGTATCGGCGGGGAGCTCGTTTTCGAGATTGCGGCGGAGCGTAGTGACGAAGCAACTCGGCGCGGCCATCGTCCAGCGCGGCTCGACGGCCGCGAGCCAAGTGGTCATCGTGCCGCCGCCGGAGTTGCCGGTGATGCCGATGTGGCGCGGGTCGACCTCGGGCCGGGTCAGCAGATAGTCGAGCGCGCGCATGGCGTCCCAAGCGCGCCACGAGCCGAAGAACTCGCCGGCGAGGAACTGCGCGTTGCCGACCATGCAATGCTCCGCCACGCCGACGCCGATGCGCGAATGGAGATGTTCGTCGGGGAGTTGCAGGCGTTCCCCTTGGCCGATCGGATCGAAAATAAGGCAGACATAACCTTGCCGCGCGAGCCCTTGCGCAAACGATTGATAAACGGGATAGGCCTTGCCGTTGTGCGAGTGCCCACACGAGCCGATAACGCCCGGCGCTTTGCCCTTGAGACCTTTGGGGAGATAAAGATTCGCGGTGACGTAGAACTTCGGCCGACTCTCGAAGATCACGTTTTCGATCACGTACGCATCGCGCTCGATCGACTTCACGGTGCGCGCGTGGAGCGGAGTGCGCTCGGGCCACGGGCCGAAAGACTTCGCGATCTGCGTGCGGACGTCGGCGATATACGCTTGGGCATCGGCCTGAGTGCGGAGCGCGGCGCGGCGCTCGATGCCCCGCCGTTCGGCATCGCGCATCTGCGTCACGTAGTAGTCGTGAACCATGCGCGGCAAGCGATTGAGCGGAGGGACGACCGGTGCCGGCTTCGCGGGCGGTGGATCGGCGGCGAAGAGCGCGCTCGTC
This portion of the Planctomycetia bacterium genome encodes:
- a CDS encoding prolyl oligopeptidase family serine peptidase translates to MPTPDFTRRQLLGLAGSASGAALAGPWLNLVAGSATSALFAADPPPAKPAPVVPPLNRLPRMVHDYYVTQMRDAERRGIERRAALRTQADAQAYIADVRTQIAKSFGPWPERTPLHARTVKSIERDAYVIENVIFESRPKFYVTANLYLPKGLKGKAPGVIGSCGHSHNGKAYPVYQSFAQGLARQGYVCLIFDPIGQGERLQLPDEHLHSRIGVGVAEHCMVGNAQFLAGEFFGSWRAWDAMRALDYLLTRPEVDPRHIGITGNSGGGTMTTWLAAVEPRWTMAAPSCFVTTLRRNLENELPADTEQCPPGILADGLDYVDFLAVMAPKPIAILAQEKDFFDVRGTLETFERLKAVYKLFGAEENVSLHIGPGPHGYAQDAREAMYSCFNRATGLGPSPAKEPKLTIEDEAVLQCTEKGQVAALESRTVYSFTSETAKQFAAQYAKPARARPAGAALRAAVEAVLKLPERRKTVDFRIPRPRAATGYPLPHATTYYVETEPGIQAVVIRPIAERHLSRPPRQTNRAILYVAHDSSDVELRVKAPGGNAQGGEAWLGELLAAEPESTLYAVDVRGLGDSRPNTCGENNYDTHYGCDYFYASHAIMLDRPYIGGRTYDLLTTLDFLADVGHKEVHLVARGYGTLPAAYAALLDDRVAQVTFKNALTSYADVADSDIYAWPLSSFTPNALKTFDLPDVYAELASKKKLKQVEMLGAKTKPAKG